Proteins encoded by one window of Candidatus Cloacimonadota bacterium:
- the add gene encoding adenosine deaminase gives MKLKREFIEKLPKADLHVHLDGSIRIPTIIELAEKQKVKLPADNEEALKKIIICRDDCESLDEYLEGFKITLSVLQTEKALKRVAYELAEDASKENIRYMEVRYSPILHTQKGLKLTTISNAVIDGLRSAERDFNIRTGVIICGIRNMEPATSLELAKLAVAYKNKGVIGFDLAGAEYNYPAKEHKEAFYLALNNNINITIHAGEAYGPKSIAEALHYCGTHRIGHGTRLIEDGDLLNYVNDHRIPLEICIRSNLHTKSVRNLKEHPLKFFLDYGLRITINTDNRLISNTTLTDEYMLAINELGLDYPDVKNTIINSFKSAFIPYRERVVLLNNALKEMEKLEEKELQSKIEIEEKI, from the coding sequence ATGAAATTAAAAAGAGAATTTATTGAAAAATTACCTAAAGCGGACCTGCATGTTCATCTCGACGGCTCGATCCGAATTCCAACGATCATCGAATTAGCAGAGAAACAGAAAGTAAAATTGCCTGCTGATAATGAAGAAGCGTTAAAAAAGATCATTATCTGCCGGGATGATTGCGAAAGTCTGGATGAATATCTGGAAGGATTTAAAATCACTTTAAGTGTGCTTCAAACTGAAAAGGCTTTAAAAAGAGTAGCTTATGAATTAGCAGAAGACGCTTCTAAAGAAAACATCCGCTATATGGAAGTCAGGTATTCTCCAATTCTGCATACACAAAAAGGATTGAAGCTGACCACGATTTCCAACGCTGTAATCGATGGATTAAGGTCTGCGGAAAGAGATTTTAATATCAGAACCGGAGTTATCATCTGCGGGATCAGGAATATGGAACCAGCAACTTCGCTGGAACTGGCAAAACTGGCGGTTGCCTATAAAAATAAAGGAGTTATCGGTTTTGATCTGGCGGGAGCTGAATACAATTATCCCGCGAAAGAACACAAAGAAGCATTTTATCTTGCTTTGAACAATAATATCAATATTACGATTCATGCTGGTGAAGCTTATGGTCCGAAAAGTATTGCCGAAGCACTTCATTACTGCGGAACTCATCGGATCGGGCACGGAACAAGATTGATCGAAGATGGTGATCTGCTCAATTATGTTAATGATCATCGTATTCCACTGGAAATCTGTATCAGAAGCAATCTCCATACGAAATCGGTCAGGAATTTAAAAGAACATCCGCTCAAATTCTTTCTTGATTATGGTCTGCGCATTACCATTAACACGGATAATCGATTAATCTCAAACACAACTCTGACCGATGAGTATATGTTGGCAATCAATGAATTGGGACTGGATTATCCCGATGTTAAGAACACGATCATCAATAGTTTTAAAAGTGCTTTTATTCCATATCGAGAAAGAGTTGTCCTACTCAACAATGCTTTAAAAGAGATGGAAAAACTCGAAGAAAAAGAGTTGCAAAGCAAGATCGAGATCGAAGAGAAGATTTAA